The following nucleotide sequence is from uncultured Draconibacterium sp..
CATTTATTAAACGTATCATTAAATAATTACATTATGAACAGACAACCAGTTTCATCATCTAACATTGCATCAATAGGTTATGATGCAAATTCACAAACATTAGAAATCGAATTTTTAAACGGCGGAGTATATCAATATTTTGATGTGCCTCAGTATGTGTATGAAGATCTTATGAATGCAGGTTCACATGGACAGTATCTTGCCCGTAATATTAAAGGCATTTATCGTTATTCTAAAGTTTAATATCTATGGCATGTATTTTTATTGATGCAAATATATATTTGAGATTTTTTGACAGCAACCAAAAAGAATTCAAGAAACTCCTAGAAGAATTAGAGAAAATCAAAACTAGCATTTTTGTGACTCGTCAATTAGTTTCAGAGATTAATAGAAATAAACTAAACATATTTGCAAGTTCGATAATAAATTATTCTGCTGACACCAAAATAAAAAAAGTAGTTATTCCAGAACACTTTCATCAAGAACATCATAAAATTGATGTTCTTGAATGGAACAATAAGAGAGCTGAGTCATTCAGTTCAAATTCAAGATTATTATCTGATTTGGATCTCTTCTTTGATGAAAACTTAAATGAGATTTCAAAATCTTCTGATGCTGTATCTCAAAGATTGAGGTCAATTTTTTTCAATGTTCTAGATCCAGACGAAGATATAATTACCTTAAGCAAAAAAAGAAAAGAACTTGGGAATCCACCTGGAAAAAAGAATGATCCACTTGGAGATCAAATTTCTTGGGAACAATTTAAAAAGAATATTAAGGATGAACGAATTCAAGAAGTTTGGATTATTTCTAACGATGGGGACTTCTTTACAATATACAATAAGAGACTATATCTAAATCCCTTTTTGATGGGTGAGTTACTATCGATCAATAACTCTTTAAAAATAAATCTATATCAGTCTTTGACAGACGCACTAAAGGATTATTCTCAGAAGAATCCAGAAGCTAGTCTGATTAGTAATGATGAGTTAGAGGAGATTGGCTTGGAAGAAAAAATTTTTATGAGAACGAGTGTATCTTCTTCAAATATTGCATCAATAGGATATGATGCCGGTTCTCAAACATTAGAAATCGAATTTTTAAACGGTGGAGTATTCCAATATTTTGATGTGCCTCAGTATGTGCATGAAGAGCTAATGAGTGCAAGTTCACATGGACAGTATCTTGCACGTAATATTAAAGGTGTTTATCGTTATTCTAAAGTTTAATATCTACAATGGAACGATACAGAAATTTAGGAAGAGATTCAGGTATCTCCTCCTATGAAATTGGCGATGATTTTATATTTGTAAAATTTACAGGTACTTTCCGAACATACCGCTATAGCTATCGGAAGGCAGGTCAGCATCATATTGAAAACATGAAGAGACTTGCCAAGAGTGGAAGTGGTTTAAATGGTTACATTAACCAATATGTTAAAAATTTATACGATTAGATAATGCTTAAAATTAACCAGCAGCTTAAACGCATAGAGATTAAAGAATTTGAGGTTGAAAATCAGATTATCTTCAATTATTTTGATAACCTTCCTGTTGCAGAACGAGATGAGAAATTGCTTCGAGCCATTTATATTGGTGTTTTAGCTTTAATGGAAGATCGCATATCTACATTTCTTTCAAAAACAAGTAATGAATTAGGAACCGAACTGGAAAGCCTGAAAATGATCTTCGAAATGAAAAAGGAGCTATTTTACAAAAGTTCTATCAAAGGGATATTGGCCGAAGATGAAATTGCAGAGTTTCTCAATCAATATTTTGCGGAAAAAAGGTTAAAGGATCGTGCTACCCTAACAGGAAATAGTGTTGGCATTCTGCCTAAAAATAAAACGGGTGATATTATTTGTGAGATTGACGGTAACTCAAATCTTAAAATTGCCATAGAATGCAAATTTGATAAAAGCGTCCGCTTAGGCAATATTGAAACAAAAGATTTATTTACACGAAAAGCAGACACTGCTTGGAGCCAGTTGCTTGAAGCACAGGTTAACAGGGAAGCAAAAGTGAGCCTTATTGTTTTCGATATTTCGTTAGTTGATAATTCAGTCTTAAAAGAAGTCGAAAATATTGGCTATATTCCTGAAATAGGGTTTGTTGCCATTATCAACTCTCAAAAAGGAGATTATTCCAATTTAGCAATCGCATATATGCTCGCCAGAAATATTGCATTAAATGCCAGGCAAGTGGACTTGGATAAGGATACACTGATGATTTTAGTAAACAGGCTAATAAAGGATATCAATGAAATTACAACAATAAAGAATCTGGTTAACAGCAACATTGAAAATAATAAATCAATTCTTAAACAACTAGAAAAAAGTATTTTATTGATGGAGTTTAACCAGGAGTATTTGAGAAAATTCCTGAAGGAAGGCACTTTGACAAAAGAGGACCTACTTAATTATTATCAGGGAGAAGATGTAAAAGACAAATATCGGTTAATTGATAAAGATATAGAAAACATTTAGAGCCTATGGCATCTCCTAACCTCTTCGACTTCAATTACAAGCTTGATCTTCCAGGGCAGGAGGATTTCCCATTAAATCTAAGAGAACAAGGTCGTAGAGTAAGAGAGATATTACTAAAAGACATCCAAGATTCGGAGGATTATTTAATACTTACTGGATTTACATCACTTTCTAATCTGATCGCTGTTTTTGGTGCTACAGATTACCCAAAATTGCAAAAGCTTCGTATAGTTATAGGATTTGATCCAGATGAGCGTGTCGCTAAACGCTTACCACATTATTCTCTTCCTACTGAGATCAAAAATTATTGGGTAAAACAAAATGTAAGCATTCGCCTATGTGGCCCTATTCTTAATATCATTGAAAAGATAAATAGCGGAGCATTTCATTTTAAAGCCAAAGATAAATTGCACGCGAAGATTTATGTAGGCGATCAGGCAGCTATCCTCGGTTCTTCCAATTTCAGTAAATCAGGTACCCTTTTCCAAACTGAAGCTAACATCAGAGTTCAATTTTCATCGTCGAAAAAAGAAAGGGAGCAGTATTCTGATATCAAACGTATAGCTGAGTACTATTACGAAGTAGCGGAAGATTATAATCAACACCTAATCGAACTTTTCAGAAAATTGTTTAAAGATGCCACATGGGAAGAAGCTTTGGCTAGGGCTGTTGCAGAAATATTAGAAAGTAAGTGGATGCAGGATTATCCTGTTTTGTATCAAGCATTAGTTACACACAATCTTTGGCCCTCTCAAAAAATGGGAATTGCACGCGCAATGAAAATTATCCAGGATCAAGGACGAGTGATGGTTGCAGACCCTACAGGAAGTGGTAAAACAAAATTTGCGACAGCGTTAGCCTATACTCTTTTTCACTGGTTATGGGAAAATGGAAGAAAAGACCGTTCAAATGCGCTGATTATATGTCCCAAACAAGTGATGGAGAATTGGGAAAGGGAACAAGATCATTTTGCATTGTACAATAAAATAGAGTCTATGGGTAAGTTGAGTCTTGGATTAGACAAAAACCAACGCACTCTACAAAAATCTATTCAAAATTCAGATATATTAGTTATTGATGAGGCTCATAACTATCTCCATCCCAATTCAAAAAGAAGTAAAGCCATAGTCCCCAAGGGGTCCAGCAATGTCATATTATCGACAGCCACGCCTATTAATAAAAAAGTTGATGATTTATTAAGACTTATTGAGTTATTAGATATTGATAATCTCAGTGATACAGATCTGGATACTTATTTTGAATTAAGAAAAAACCGAAGAAAGGGAATTGATAAAAAACATCTGGAACAACTAAAAAGATATGTCAATCAGTTTATAGTTCGCAGAACTAAGAAGGATTTAAACAGAATGATAGATCGAGCTCCTTTGGAATATAAAAACAGACTTGGACATACTTGCAGGTATCCAAAAACAAATTCCATTATATACAAAACCGGAGAAACTGCATCTGATAAAGCCATAGCGAATCAAATTCTGTCATTAATTACTCAATTAAAAGGAATTCATTATTTACAAAGAATAAATATTCCGAGTTACCTAAAAACTGATGAAGAAAAAACTATTTATATTAATCAACGTTTTACTTCTGCAACAGCTTTGGCCGCATATATGGTGAGGGTCAAATTGCGATCTTCACGTTGTGCTCTTTATGAGTATCTATATGGCACAAAGGCAGCTAATGAAAAATATGAACTAAATTCTACTAAAAACCATTCAGGTGATATTTTAGGAAAAATAATAAAGCTGAAAACTACTGTACCAAAGTGCAATTTCGACCAACAATTACTGGCAGATGAGCATAAGTGGCTTTATGATCAAAGTTTATATGCTAATATCTGCGATGATGAAATCAATATTTATAAAAGAATTGGTCAATTGTTGGAAAGGTTAAGTGATAAACGTGAAAAAAGTAAAGTTCTTACTCTATTAAGAAGTATTATACATCATAAAAAGGTACTTGCTTTTGATTCAACTGTAATCACCTTAGATTATTTGCACAAACTTCTTCAAGAGGAACAAGTTAAGGCAAGAACTATTGTTGCTGCCGGACACAACACTAAAGATCGGAATCAGGTTATGCAATTGTTTGCTTTGGGAAATCAAACGGAAGACAAACTTATTGCTCTTTGTTCGGATGCAATGTCTGAAGGCATTAACCTTCAAGATGCGAGTTGTCTATTGCTTTTAGATATGCCAAGTGTGTTACGAATAATTGAACAACGAATTGGTCGCCTGGAAAGAATGGATTGCGAAAACGAAGAGATTACCGTTATGTGGCCGGATGATTCTGAAGAATTTTCATTAAACGGAGACAAGCGAATGATTGATACATTACTTCTCACCGAAGATCTAATTGGTAATAACGTTGGAATCCCGAAAGCCATTTATGAGAAACATCTTAAAAATGGTTTCAGTACTCAAAATATTATCAATGCTTACAGTGATTACTCTAACGAAGAATATGGATGGGAGGGGGTGAGAGATAGTACTCAGGATTTATATAATCTCATTGAGGGAGAGCGAGCTTTAATTGATCATCAAACTTATGATATATATAAGGATGTTGATGCTACTGTTAAAACTGCTATTAGCTTTATAGAAACTGATAACGAATGGAGCTTTTTTGCATTTAGAGGAAGTACTAACAAGAGTCCTAAATGGTTGTTGATTGATAAAAAGAATAAAGCACATACAGATTTTTCCGATATATCAGAAATGCTGAGACTCTATCTGGCTAATGGAAATATTATTCAAAGAAAATGGAATGATGTTGATGCTTCTATTACAATTAAGGAAATTATCTTTAAGCTGAGAAGACAAGAAAAAGCTCTATTACCGTGGAAAAAAAGAAGAGCTTTACAGCAAGGTGAGAAAGTACTAAAATATTATACCACCAATGTATTTAAATCTGGCAAAGATCGACATAATGCAGAACGACTACTGGCTTTGTTTAATCCCGAAACGGAAGATGACAATTATGTGGATTTAGATCAATTTGCCAATTTGTGGTTAGATATTCTAATTCCAGAGCTGGATCAATTAAAATCTGAAAGATTGAGACGAAGAAAAATATTTACGTTAAGAGATTTGTCACATAAAAATGTAAAACTCAATAGTGAACATCTCGTTTGGTTGCTGGAAAATTGCCAGTATGCTAATACGCTGGATGAAATGATTTCTTCATGTATTGTTGGAATCGAAAAGAAAGGGTGTGTTTAGCACAAGTCAATTACATCCCAAATATCTTCTTTAGTGTATATAATTCTCCCTTATATCCTGTCAATGTTACTTCGTCGTCCGGAAAAGTAACGAATGCCTTAAATTATAATTAACCATTATGCGTTCGGCCGGTGTGCAAAAGAGCAGTCTTTCCCCAGTAAAGTAAGGCTTTAGGTAAGGATCGGTCGATTTTGGCATAAAATAAATCCCATAGTTCATTATTCCGGCAACCCAACCGGACTAAAATACTTATTTCCATGTATTATTTTTTTAAACCCAATTTCCGCTTGTTACAGTTTTGGCGGGTGCTTCCGAGGTACCTGTTTGTTACAAGCGGAGAACCTGCGGCCGGGCCCTTG
It contains:
- a CDS encoding KTSC domain-containing protein codes for the protein MNRQPVSSSNIASIGYDANSQTLEIEFLNGGVYQYFDVPQYVYEDLMNAGSHGQYLARNIKGIYRYSKV
- a CDS encoding PIN domain-containing protein; the encoded protein is MACIFIDANIYLRFFDSNQKEFKKLLEELEKIKTSIFVTRQLVSEINRNKLNIFASSIINYSADTKIKKVVIPEHFHQEHHKIDVLEWNNKRAESFSSNSRLLSDLDLFFDENLNEISKSSDAVSQRLRSIFFNVLDPDEDIITLSKKRKELGNPPGKKNDPLGDQISWEQFKKNIKDERIQEVWIISNDGDFFTIYNKRLYLNPFLMGELLSINNSLKINLYQSLTDALKDYSQKNPEASLISNDELEEIGLEEKIFMRTSVSSSNIASIGYDAGSQTLEIEFLNGGVFQYFDVPQYVHEELMSASSHGQYLARNIKGVYRYSKV
- a CDS encoding SNF2-related protein, coding for MASPNLFDFNYKLDLPGQEDFPLNLREQGRRVREILLKDIQDSEDYLILTGFTSLSNLIAVFGATDYPKLQKLRIVIGFDPDERVAKRLPHYSLPTEIKNYWVKQNVSIRLCGPILNIIEKINSGAFHFKAKDKLHAKIYVGDQAAILGSSNFSKSGTLFQTEANIRVQFSSSKKEREQYSDIKRIAEYYYEVAEDYNQHLIELFRKLFKDATWEEALARAVAEILESKWMQDYPVLYQALVTHNLWPSQKMGIARAMKIIQDQGRVMVADPTGSGKTKFATALAYTLFHWLWENGRKDRSNALIICPKQVMENWEREQDHFALYNKIESMGKLSLGLDKNQRTLQKSIQNSDILVIDEAHNYLHPNSKRSKAIVPKGSSNVILSTATPINKKVDDLLRLIELLDIDNLSDTDLDTYFELRKNRRKGIDKKHLEQLKRYVNQFIVRRTKKDLNRMIDRAPLEYKNRLGHTCRYPKTNSIIYKTGETASDKAIANQILSLITQLKGIHYLQRINIPSYLKTDEEKTIYINQRFTSATALAAYMVRVKLRSSRCALYEYLYGTKAANEKYELNSTKNHSGDILGKIIKLKTTVPKCNFDQQLLADEHKWLYDQSLYANICDDEINIYKRIGQLLERLSDKREKSKVLTLLRSIIHHKKVLAFDSTVITLDYLHKLLQEEQVKARTIVAAGHNTKDRNQVMQLFALGNQTEDKLIALCSDAMSEGINLQDASCLLLLDMPSVLRIIEQRIGRLERMDCENEEITVMWPDDSEEFSLNGDKRMIDTLLLTEDLIGNNVGIPKAIYEKHLKNGFSTQNIINAYSDYSNEEYGWEGVRDSTQDLYNLIEGERALIDHQTYDIYKDVDATVKTAISFIETDNEWSFFAFRGSTNKSPKWLLIDKKNKAHTDFSDISEMLRLYLANGNIIQRKWNDVDASITIKEIIFKLRRQEKALLPWKKRRALQQGEKVLKYYTTNVFKSGKDRHNAERLLALFNPETEDDNYVDLDQFANLWLDILIPELDQLKSERLRRRKIFTLRDLSHKNVKLNSEHLVWLLENCQYANTLDEMISSCIVGIEKKGCV